In a single window of the Bactrocera dorsalis isolate Fly_Bdor chromosome 2, ASM2337382v1, whole genome shotgun sequence genome:
- the LOC105226555 gene encoding uncharacterized protein LOC105226555 — protein sequence MNETRPRRFLILLCLFLVQQGGQCHTTEAKVRTGHAVSRLYREQLTHMLNILDEDADPCEDFFAHACGYYNEALSDELQLSVDIAEKPMTVPPYLYNYEDRMHFFERNKANFSTPPGRLLAALYVSCKKREKKNKLYGRSPLSQWRRMLREIPFLAENARLYREWPLLRHEWDYLLAQHAYLDWLQLAAELAAHGVTSFVRIFFAESTVFVAPVRARQDVRCETLADWQAQLLTFRDNGDEQAAQVIASELRAFCRVLIGELPFDAELDGDKGGRNGSYDDSTLNSFSYMKYFKYYYRSLRFSENDVWIAREIITDEERLENTAALIRSTHPSVLFNFVLWQAYVTLRYEDCFLLTEEFEALLLSEYWNWDVFNAHFSRKVALATYLYHTTRFQEQRRTVLLGEQWDRFLYTKLQRSDFNLPRLLTTYAKTYLDPANLTEIYAADKFEEGNFYGNLVTLRRRQLRNTFFTAFIDPEDYNHPIYFLRNFLHFTILSLQRPLFHYFATLGFDLWHKSDLLYNSDGYYTAVYCLERQSLLNYEVASIYQMLGESQVAELFRFYRAFVESLRDYDFWLEGESFAFAEDFVLEHFQLTSKRIMFYAVAQLHCGRNDDWFSLLINRSFMNMPQFEAAFECDAELPMNPLVKCMINHCD from the coding sequence ATGAATGAAACGCGCCCGCGTCGGTTTCTTATTCTACTGTGTCTATTTTTAGTTCAACAAGGCGGCCAATGTCACACGACCGAAGCGAAAGTGCGCACGGGACACGCAGTCTCGCGTCTTTATCGCGAACAGCTCACTCACATGCTTAACATACTCGACGAGGATGCAGATCCGTGTGAAGATTTCTTTGCGCACGCTTGCGGCTACTACAACGAAGCGCTGAGTGACGAGCTGCAGCTGAGTGTGGATATCGCCGAAAAGCCGATGACAGTGCctccatatttatataattacgAAGACCGTATGCATTTTTTTGAGCGTAATAAAGCGAATTTCAGCACACCGCCAGGTCGGCTGCTCGCAGCGCTCTATGTTTCCTGTAAGAAACGCGAAAAGAAGAATAAGTTGTACGGTCGCAGTCCGCTTTCTCAATGGCGTCGCATGTTACGCGAAATACCCTTCCTCGCGGAGAATGCGCGGCTCTATAGGGAGTGGCCGTTGCTGCGTCATGAATGGGACTATTTACTGGCACAACACGCCTACTTAGATTGGTTGCAGTTGGCCGCAGAGTTGGCGGCGCATGGCGTTACGAGTTTCGTGCGCATTTTCTTTGCAGAGTCTACAGTCTTTGTGGCGCCGGTTAGAGCACGTCAAGATGTACGCTGCGAAACGTTGGCGGATTGGCAAGCGCAGTTGTTGACTTTTCGAGACAACGGCGACGAGCAGGCGGCGCAGGTGATCGCCAGTGAGTTGCGCGCATTTTGTCGTGTGCTCATCGGTGAATTACCATTTGATGCCGAATTAGACGGTGATAAAGGCGGGCGTAATGGCAGTTACGACGATTCAACGTTAAACTCGTTTAGCTACAtgaaatactttaaatattattatagaaGTTTGCGCTTCAGCGAGAATGATGTGTGGATCGCACGTGAAATAATTACCGATGAGGAGCGCCTAGAGAATACCGCTGCGCTCATACGTTCGACTCACCCAAGCGTactctttaattttgttctttgGCAGGCATACGTGACGCTACGTTACGAAGATTGTTTTCTGCTCACGGAAGAGTTCGAAGCGCTGCTGCTCTCCGAGTACTGGAATTGGGACGTGTTCAATGCGCATTTTAGTCGTAAAGTCGCGTTGGCCACGTATCTTTATCACACTACACGTTTCCAAGAGCAACGACGCACTGTGCTCTTGGGGGAACAGTGGGATCGCTTCTTATATACGAAGCTACAACGTAGTGATTTCAATTTGCCGCGCCTCCTTACCACATATGCTAAAACTTACTTAGATCCTGCTAATCTAACGGAAATCTATGCAGCAGACAAATTCGAGGAAGGCAACTTTTATGGCAATTTGGTGACTTTGCGTCGTCGTCAGCTGAGAAACACATTTTTCACCGCCTTTATTGACCCTGAAGACTACAATCATCCCATATATTTCTTGCGCAATTTTCTGCATTTTACTATTTTGTCTTTGCAACGTCCGTTATTCCATTATTTCGCTACACTGGGTTTTGATTTGTGGCATAAATCGGATTTGCTGTACAATTCAGATGGCTACTACACGGCCGTGTATTGCTTGGAACGACAATCACTGTTGAATTACGAAGTTGCGTCGATTTATCAAATGCTGGGCGAATCACAAGTTGCCGAGCTTTTTCGGTTTTATCGTGCTTTTGTCGAGTCTTTAAGGGATTATGACTTCTGGCTAGAGGGCGAATCTTTCGCTTTTGCTGAGGATTTCGTGCTGGAACATTTCCAATTGACTTCGAAACGTATTATGTTCTATGCCGTTGCGCAGTTGCATTGTGGACGTAATGACGATTGGTTTAGCCTACTGATCAATAGAAGCTTCATGAATATGCCACAGTTCGAGGCGGCTTTTGAGTGTGACGCTGAACTGCCCATGAACCCGCTGGTCAAGTGTATGATCAATCACTGTGATTGA